The Setaria italica strain Yugu1 chromosome IX, Setaria_italica_v2.0, whole genome shotgun sequence genome has a window encoding:
- the LOC101756237 gene encoding probable galacturonosyltransferase-like 1 — MSPSPPLLLLLCAVGATAAAVPRYREAPHFTNSAAAQCPPPLPPSNADAACSPHAAVHVAMTLDASYLRGTMAAVLSVLRHASCPESIYFHFIASATATKATAEELRATVRASFPSLAFRVYPFADEARVAGLISTSIRGALDRPLNYARSYLASTLPPCVRRVVYLDSDIVLTDDIASLAATPLPGEETAVAAPEYCGANFTAYFTPGFWASPALSSTFAGRRACYFNTGVMVLDLARWRRAGYTAQIEEWMELQKRVRIYELGSLPPFLLVFAGRIASVDHRWNQHGLGGDNYRGLCRGLHAGAVSLLHWSGKGKPWDRLDAGRPCPLDAVWAKYDLLRPAAGIESS; from the coding sequence ATGTCGCCTTCTCCtccgctcctgctgctcctctgcGCCGTcggcgccacggccgccgccgtgccgaggTACCGCGAGGCGCCGCACTTCACcaactcggcggcggcgcagtgccccccgccgctcccgccgtcgaaCGCGGACGCGGCGTgctcgccgcacgccgcggTGCACGTGGCCATGACGCTGGACGCGTCGTACCTCCGGGGCACCATGGCGGCCGTGCTCTCCGTGCTTCGCCACGCCTCCTGCCCGGAGTCCATCTACTTCCACTTCATCGCCTCCGCGACGGCCACGAaggcgacggcggaggagcTGAGGGCCACGGTGCGCGCGTCGTTCCCGTCGCTGGCGTTCCGGGTGTACCCGTTCGCCGACGAGGCCCGCGTGGCGGGGCTCATCTCCACCTCCATCCGCGGCGCGCTCGACCGCCCGCTCAACTACGCGCGGTCCTACCTCGCCTCCACGCTGCCGCCCTGCGTGCGCCGCGTCGTCTACCTCGACTCCGACATCGTGCTCACCGACGACATCGCGTCCCTCGCCGCGACGCCGCTCCCGGGGGAGGAgacggccgtggcggcgccCGAATACTGCGGCGCAAACTTCACCGCCTACTTCACGCCGGGGTTCTGGGCGTCTCCCGCGCTCTCCTCCAccttcgccggccgccgcgcctgcTACTTCAACACGGGCGTCATGGTGCTCGACCTCGCGCGGTGGCGCCGCGCGGGGTACACCGCGCAGATCGAGGAGTGGATGGAGCTCCAGAAGCGGGTGCGCATCTACGAGCTGGGCTCGCTGCCGCCGTTCCTGCTAGTGTTCGCCGGCCGCATCGCGTCGGTGGACCACCGGTGGAACCAGCACGGCCTCGGTGGCGACAACTACCGTGGGCTCTGCCGGGGGCTCCACGCCGGCGCCGTTAGCCTGCTGCACTGGAGCGGCAAGGGGAAGCCCTGGGACCGGCTGGACGCCGGGCGGCCGTGCCCGCTCGACGCCGTCTGGGCCAAGTACGACCtgctccggccggccgccggcatcGAGAGCTCGTGA
- the LOC101761597 gene encoding E3 ubiquitin-protein ligase RNF185: protein MSANVGESTSAGSSGDAAGGSFECNICFELPQEPIVTLCGHLFCWPCLYRWLHIHAHSPECPVCKALVEEDKLVPLYGRGKDRVDPRSKNMPESDIPHRPTGQRPATAPQADTNNNNNNFPNANGNPWFMGTGVPLANARWGNYAFSAAFGGLFPMLSFQVHGFPDAAAYAQPPGFHYGYGHGHGFHGGHMGHTHGVHRQAPLGQQQQADIYLKALLLTVGVLVIASLLAF, encoded by the coding sequence ATGTCAGCAAATGTTGGTGAATCAACGAGTGCTGGCAGCAGCGGCGACGCAGCTGGGGGGAGTTTTGAGTGCAACATATGCTTTGAGCTGCCACAAGAGCCAATAGTGACGCTTTGCGGCCATCTCTTCTGCTGGCCATGCCTTTACCGGTGGTTGCACATCCATGCACACTCACCAGAGTGCCCGGTGTGCAAGGCCCTTGTCGAGGAAGACAAGCTTGTTCCCCTTTATGGACGAGGCAAGGACCGTGTTGACCCAAGATCAAAGAACATGCCTGAATCTGACATTCCTCACCGCCCGACTGGCCAGAGGCCTGCCACAGCCCCACAGGCTGATactaacaacaacaacaacaacttcCCCAATGCCAATGGGAACCCATGGTTCATGGGCACAGGAGTCCCATTGGCGAATGCACGGTGGGGGAACTATGCATTCTCGGCTGCTTTTGGGGGCCTGTTCCCTATGCTTAGCTTCCAAGTCCATGGATTTCCAGATGCTGCTGCTTATGCGCAGCCTCCTGGGTTCCACTATGGGTACGGCCATGGGCATGGCTTCCATGGTGGGCATATGGGACACACCCATGGCGTCCACAGGCAAGCACCATTggggcaacagcagcaggcAGACATCTACCTGAAGGCCCTGCTCCTCACAGTTGGAGTTTTAGTGATTGCAAGCCTCCTTGCATTTTGA
- the LOC101756635 gene encoding 1-aminocyclopropane-1-carboxylate oxidase homolog 4, with protein MAAAHDYDAEAALARFHEFRAGVRGLVESGVAAAAVPPLFTTSTMPTPQAPATPSSSFTVPVVDLSLPRSDTVALVRAAARSRGFFHVTNHRVPAGIVASAIAAVRAFHEQPLAARSAFYSLHPVGSVAYSTIPITQQQQGVVDAPVLPWRDSLRVRFGPGEPELGNLPAWCRDALRVYQRLLKGFGEEMAWLLSEALGVGAGRLEQELRVRGWLMACHYYPPCPEPARVVGSLEHTDPGVFTVLVQDSVGGLQVRYHDGDGGGGDGGGVWVDVVPVAGALLVNIGDLLKVVSNDEFKSVEHRVVIKSKQDARVSIALFFNPAKRGDSDRFGPLPELVTAERPARYGNFTFFEFMSSRRKLGHSRSSIQRLKVTSN; from the exons ATGGCCGCCGCTCACGACTACGACGCCGAGGCCGCGCTGGCCAGGTTCCACGAGTTCCGCGCCGGCGTCCGCGGCCTCGTGGAgtccggcgtcgccgccgcggccgtgccgCCGCTCTTCACCACATCCACCATGCCAACCCCGCAGGCTCCGGCGACCCCGTCGTCGTCCTTCACGGTCCCAGTCGTCGACCTCTCCCTCCCGCGCTCGGACACCGTCGCCCTCGTCCGCGCCGCAGCACGTTCGCGCGGCTTCTTCCACGTCACCAACCATCGCGTCCCGGCCGGCATCGTGgcctccgccatcgccgccgtcaGGGCCTTCCACGAGCAGCCCCTCGCCGCGCGCTCGGCGTTCTACTCCCTCCACCCCGTCGGGTCCGTCGCCTACTCCACCATCCCCATCACGCAACAACAACAGGGCGTCGTCGACGCTCCGGTCCTGCCATGGCGCGACTCGCTCCGTGTCCGCTTCGGTCCGGGGGAGCCCGAGCTCGGCAACCTGCCCGCTTGGTGCCGGGACGCGCTGCGGGTGTACCAGCGGCTGCTGAAGGGTTTCGGGGAGGAAATGGCCTGGCTGCTGTCCGAGGCGCTCGGCGTCGGGGCGGGGCGGCTGGAGCAGGAGCTGCGGGTGAGAGGGTGGCTCATGGCGTGCCACTACTACCCGCCGTGCCCGGAGCCGGCGAGGGTGGTGGGCAGCCTCGAGCACACGGACCCCGGCGTGTTCACGGTGCTGGTGCAGGATAGCGTCGGCGGGCTACAGGTGAGATACCACGACGGAGATGGGGGTGGGGGTGACGGAGGAGGCGTCTGGGTCGATGTGGTGCCGGTGGCCGGTGCGCTTCTCGTCAACATCGGCGACTTGCTCAAG GTGGTTTCAAATGATGAATTCAAGAGCGTGGAGCACAGGGTGGTCATCAAATCTAAACAAGATGCAAGGGTCTCCATTGCACTCTTCTTCAATCCTGCCAAGCGTGGCGATTCAGACCGTTTTGGGCCTCTCCCGGAGCTGGTGACAGCAGAAAGGCCTGCACGGTACGGGAATTTCACATTTTTTGAGTTCATGAGTTCTAGAAGAAAGCTCGGTCATAGCAGATCGTCCATTCAACGCTTGAAGGTGACCTCGAATTAA
- the LOC101757050 gene encoding protein ALP1-like: METVSRYFREVLYAIGELRGEMIRPPSTETALKIRTSPRWYPYFKDCIGAIDGTHVHARVPAKISAAFRGRKHYPTQNVLAAVDFDLRFTYVLAGWEGSAHDALILADALERDDGLRVPPGKFYLVDAGYACRPGFMPPYRATRYHLKEYGGRNYPTNKKELFNLRHSSLRVTVERAFGALKNQFRILDNKPYHPFKTQVKLVLACCILHNWIIGHGQDEVIPDEATWEPNCSSTAPADGCQTDDNLDWGTRRNEIANDMWNNRGTSHV; this comes from the exons ATGGAAACAGTAAGTAGGTATTTTAGAGAGGTCTTGTATGCTATTGGTGAGCTGAGGGGAGAGATGATAAGGCCACCATCAACTGAGACAGCACTTAAAATCAGAACAAGCCCAAGGTGGTATCCTtattttaag GACTGTATTGGTGCAATAGATGGTACTCATGTTCATGCTAGAGTTCCAGCAAAGATATCTGCAGCATTCAGGGGTAGGAAGCACTATCCtactcaaaatgtgcttgctgCAGTTGACTTTGATCTGAGGTTCACTTATGTGCTAGCTGGATGGGAGGGATCTGCACATGATGCACTCATTCTAGCTGATGCTCTAGAGAGGGATGATGGGTTAAGGGTTCCTCCAG GTAAATTCTACCTAGTGGACGCTGGCTATGCATGTCGTCCTGGATTTATGCCCCCTTACCGAGCCACTAGATACCACTTGAAAGAATATGGTGGAAGAAATTATCCTACCAATAAGAAAGAGTTGTTCAACTTGAGGCATTCAAGCCTAAGGGTCACAGTTGAGAGAGCATTTGGGGCTTTAAAGAATCAATTCCGTATTCTAGATAACAAGCCCTACCACCCATTCAAGACACAAGTCAAATTAGTTCTTGCATGTTGTATTCTTCATAATTGGATAATTGGCCATGGTCAGGATGAGGTTATTCctgatgaagcaacatgggaaccTAATTGTAGTAGTACTGCACCTGCTGATGGTTGTCAGACAGATGACAATTTAGATTGGGGTACAAGAAGGAATGAAATTGCAAATGATATGTGGAACAATAGGGGCACCTCTCATGTGTAG
- the LOC101757445 gene encoding uncharacterized protein LOC101757445, which yields MAEEVGVIDLAVADEVVQVAGAGAEQRPRGAMRWTSAMSSFVLRRMSQLIESGVKTDKGFKEVHLNQVAKYLQEFSGNEVSGTQVYNHLRKWRQRWMRVSKLRELSGALWIEENCMISLDEEHYMGHIKAHPKDAEFLNKHIENYKEMMIIFGNGLATGKYAMGSNEALGSPSDFIDISIKTEPYDEDKAAKCIDDVAKVFGEAPKDTVEVISGSGPSKKRKRSVLTEEDHLVMSSMTEAVRDVASAIRETKVEVLNADLYSAVMYMPGFSEEALICAFSHLVDNKAQGDAFVNMAENHRVLWLWTWLAKNSYM from the exons ATGGCTGAGGAGGTTGGGGTGATTGATCTGGCAGTGGCTGATGAGGTTGTCCAGgttgctggtgctggtgcagaGCAGCGCCCTAGGGGTGCTATGCGCTGGACTAGTGCCATGTCTTCCTTTGTCCTGCGCCGTATGAGTCAGCTGATTGAGAGTGGTGTTAAAACAGACAAGGGCTTCAAGGAGGTCCACCTGAACCAAGTTGCCAAGTACCTGCAGGAGTTTAGTGGCAATGAAGTGTCTGGTACTCAAGTGTATAACCACTTGAGGAAGTGGAGACAGAGATGGATGAGGGTGTCCAAGCTTAGGGAACTAAGTGGTGCCCTTTGGATTGAGGAGAATTGCATGATCAGCCTTGATGAGGAGCACTATATGGGACACATCAAG GCACACCCTAAGGATGCTGAATTTCTGAACAAACACATTGAGAACTACAAGGAGATGATGATCATTTTTGGCAATGGGTTGGCCACTGGCAAGTATGCTATGGGTTCTAATGAGGCTCTAGGTAGCCCATCTGACTTTATAGATATCTCAATCAAGACTGAACCATATGATGAGGACAAGGCAGCCAAGTGCATTGATGATGTTGCTAAGGTGTTTGGAGAAGCACCCAAGGATACAGTGGAGGTCATTAGTGGTTCTGGTCctagcaagaagaggaagaggtctGTCCTCACTGAGGAGGACCATCTGGTGATGAGCAGTATGACTGAGGCAGTGAGGGATGTTGCTTCTGCTATCCGTGAGACCAAGGTTGAGGTGTTGAACGCTGATCTGTACAGTGCAGTGATGTACATGCCAGGGTTCAGTGAGGAGGCTCTGATCTGTGCTTTCTCCCATCTGGTTGACAACAAGGCCCAGGGTGATGCCTTTGTCAACATGGCTGAGAACCACCGCGTCCTTTGGCTATGGACATGGCTTGCCAAGAATTCCTACATGTAG